A genome region from Gemmatimonadales bacterium includes the following:
- a CDS encoding ABC transporter ATP-binding protein: MSSLRGLLPYFHRYRGRLALGLLFVVAGNVFQLAGPQFLGRGIDALTAGAAHSRIAWLAAGLIIAALLTGAARFGMRRLLNGVSRLIEFDLRNDLYRHLETLPPAFYHRVPTGDLMARATNDLGAVRMVAGPAIMYLTETLTRMAMAIPLMARIDWRLTGLGLVPMLGMPLVMVALGGRIHRRFEEIQEHFSTMTTFAHENLSGVRVVRAYRQEGAQTRRFEALNAEYFRRNMRLAWTYGALFPMISLLGGLGGVITLGFGGLLVMRGAVSLGDYVAFWTYLVLLIWPMVALGWVVNLFQRGAASMGRIQQILDEQPTVADPPSPRTLPPATGGRTIEFRDVWFRYPAPKPGDGAPAEARGWALQAISFVAPAGARVAVVGATGAGKSTLVELIPRLADPDRGEILADGVPVRELRLADLRRVIGFVPQETFLFSQTIAENVGLGEMGQSTLEAAARVAQLHETVTGFPAGYETMLGERGINLSGGQKQRATLARALARDPDVVVLDDALSAVDTETEAAILRGLREALSGRTTLVVSHRITAVRDADLIVVLDDGRIVEQGRHDDLFAKRGRYWELLRRQQLEESLEAAG; this comes from the coding sequence TTGAGCTCGCTTCGCGGCCTCCTCCCCTACTTCCACCGTTACCGCGGGCGCCTCGCCCTCGGCCTGCTCTTCGTGGTGGCCGGCAACGTCTTCCAGTTGGCGGGCCCGCAGTTCCTCGGCAGGGGAATCGACGCGCTCACGGCGGGCGCGGCGCACTCGCGGATCGCCTGGCTCGCGGCGGGGCTCATCATCGCGGCGCTCCTCACCGGCGCCGCGCGCTTCGGGATGCGCCGGCTGCTGAACGGAGTGAGCCGGCTCATCGAGTTCGACCTCCGGAACGACCTCTACCGCCACCTCGAGACGCTTCCGCCGGCGTTCTACCACCGCGTCCCGACCGGCGACCTGATGGCCCGCGCCACCAACGACCTAGGCGCCGTCCGCATGGTGGCCGGGCCCGCCATCATGTACCTCACCGAGACGTTGACCCGCATGGCGATGGCCATCCCGCTGATGGCGCGGATCGACTGGCGTCTCACCGGGCTCGGCCTCGTGCCCATGCTCGGGATGCCGCTCGTCATGGTCGCCTTGGGGGGCCGCATCCACCGCCGCTTCGAGGAGATCCAGGAGCACTTCTCGACGATGACGACCTTCGCGCACGAGAACCTGAGCGGGGTGCGCGTGGTCCGCGCCTACCGCCAGGAGGGCGCGCAGACGCGCCGGTTCGAAGCGCTCAACGCCGAGTACTTCCGGCGGAACATGCGCCTGGCGTGGACCTACGGCGCGCTCTTCCCGATGATCAGCCTGCTAGGCGGCTTGGGCGGCGTCATCACCCTCGGCTTCGGCGGCCTGCTGGTGATGCGCGGCGCCGTCAGCCTCGGGGACTACGTCGCGTTCTGGACCTACCTCGTCCTGCTGATCTGGCCGATGGTCGCGCTGGGGTGGGTGGTCAACCTGTTCCAGCGCGGCGCCGCTTCGATGGGACGCATCCAACAGATCCTCGATGAGCAGCCGACCGTAGCCGACCCGCCCTCGCCGCGCACGCTGCCCCCGGCGACCGGCGGCCGCACCATCGAGTTTCGTGACGTCTGGTTCCGCTATCCCGCCCCGAAGCCCGGAGACGGCGCGCCGGCCGAAGCCCGCGGGTGGGCGCTCCAGGCGATCTCGTTCGTCGCACCGGCCGGTGCGCGGGTCGCCGTGGTCGGAGCGACCGGCGCGGGCAAGAGCACACTGGTGGAGCTGATCCCGCGCCTCGCCGACCCCGACCGCGGCGAGATCCTGGCGGACGGCGTCCCGGTCCGAGAGCTCAGGCTCGCCGACCTGAGGCGGGTCATCGGGTTCGTGCCGCAGGAGACCTTCCTGTTCTCGCAGACCATCGCCGAGAACGTCGGCCTCGGCGAGATGGGACAGAGCACGCTGGAAGCGGCGGCGCGCGTCGCCCAGCTTCACGAGACGGTGACGGGGTTTCCGGCAGGCTACGAAACGATGCTCGGCGAGCGGGGGATAAACCTCTCAGGCGGACAGAAGCAGCGCGCGACGCTCGCGCGGGCGCTGGCGCGCGACCCCGACGTCGTGGTCCTCGACGACGCGCTCTCGGCGGTGGACACCGAGACCGAGGCCGCCATCCTCCGCGGGCTGCGCGAAGCGCTTTCCGGGCGCACCACGCTGGTCGTCTCGCACCGCATCACGGCGGTCCGCGACGCCGACCTGATCGTGGTGCTGGACGACGGCCGAATCGTCGAGCAGGGCCGTCACGATGATCTGTTCGCGAAGCGGGGGCGGTACTGGGAGCTGCTCAGACGGCAGCAGCTGGAGGAAAGCCTCGAAGCCGCCGGCTAG
- a CDS encoding cytochrome c biogenesis protein CcdA: protein MLVAFLGGLLSFLSPCVLPLVPSYLSYITGMGGAAEIQKRRHLALLHAALFVVGFSFIFIALGATATAFGRVLNTYQHWLERAGGALIVIFGLYTMGVLRIGFLSREARFDLGDKPIGFLGSVLAGMAFGAGWTPCIGPILGSILLFSSTQADFGHGLRLLVAYSLGLAIPFLVAAYAFEAFLAWFKSFRKYIRYVERVAGALLVFFGLLLMTGTFTVLSGWLQGLTPEFIKSRL, encoded by the coding sequence GTGCTGGTCGCGTTCCTCGGCGGTCTGCTGTCGTTCCTCTCCCCGTGCGTGCTCCCGCTGGTGCCGAGCTACCTGTCGTACATCACCGGCATGGGAGGCGCCGCGGAGATCCAGAAGCGAAGGCACCTGGCGCTGCTGCACGCGGCGCTCTTCGTGGTCGGGTTCTCCTTCATCTTCATCGCGCTCGGCGCCACCGCGACCGCGTTCGGCCGGGTGCTCAACACCTACCAGCACTGGCTGGAGCGGGCCGGCGGCGCGCTCATCGTCATCTTCGGCCTGTACACAATGGGGGTGTTGCGCATCGGGTTCCTGTCGCGTGAGGCGCGCTTCGATCTCGGCGACAAGCCGATCGGGTTCCTTGGCTCGGTCCTGGCTGGGATGGCTTTCGGTGCGGGGTGGACGCCGTGCATCGGACCGATACTCGGCTCGATCCTCCTCTTCAGCTCCACCCAGGCGGACTTCGGCCACGGACTCCGGCTGCTGGTGGCTTATTCCCTCGGTCTGGCGATCCCGTTCCTCGTCGCGGCATACGCATTCGAGGCGTTCCTGGCGTGGTTCAAGAGCTTCCGCAAGTACATCCGATACGTGGAGCGCGTGGCGGGAGCGTTGCTCGTGTTCTTCGGTCTGCTGCTCATGACCGGGACGTTCACGGTGCTGTCGGGGTGGCTGCAGGGGCTGACGCCGGAGTTCATCAAGTCGCGGCTCTAG
- the speB gene encoding agmatinase has protein sequence MSEAPPRNFLGLPAEVADPKRAAVHILPVPYEATTSYLGGARNGPQAILDASRAVELYDHELDDEPYLVGVATLPELHLTVAGPGAAMRELRRAYARVADSGKFVVMLGGEHSISGPPILEHAARLRKKGRKLSVLQLDAHGDLRDAWEGTPFSHACVMRRVADHVNLVQVGIRAIDASERRLMRRRKDTITTVFAEEVASGEQWIDRVLAALGKDVYLTIDVDYFDPSLVPSTGTPEPGGGTWYPTMRLLERVFQEKRVVAADVVELAPIPGMSAPDFLVAKLVYRLIGYYGRYGRRGRKR, from the coding sequence GTGAGCGAGGCGCCGCCGCGCAACTTCCTCGGGCTGCCGGCTGAGGTCGCGGATCCGAAGCGTGCTGCCGTGCACATCCTCCCCGTCCCGTACGAGGCGACGACCAGTTATCTCGGCGGGGCGAGGAACGGCCCGCAGGCGATCCTCGACGCCTCGCGGGCCGTCGAGCTTTACGACCACGAATTGGACGACGAGCCATACCTCGTCGGCGTCGCCACGCTCCCTGAGCTGCATCTCACGGTCGCGGGCCCGGGAGCGGCGATGCGCGAGCTGCGACGCGCCTACGCCCGCGTCGCGGACAGCGGGAAGTTCGTAGTCATGCTGGGCGGCGAGCACAGCATCAGCGGGCCGCCGATCCTCGAACACGCCGCGCGACTGCGGAAGAAGGGCCGGAAGCTCTCCGTGCTCCAGCTCGACGCCCACGGTGACCTCCGCGATGCCTGGGAGGGGACTCCGTTCTCGCACGCGTGCGTGATGCGGCGCGTGGCGGACCACGTGAACCTGGTGCAAGTCGGCATCCGCGCGATAGATGCGTCGGAGCGGCGGCTGATGCGCCGGCGGAAGGACACGATCACAACGGTCTTCGCCGAAGAGGTCGCGTCGGGGGAGCAGTGGATCGACCGGGTGCTCGCGGCGCTGGGCAAGGACGTCTATCTCACCATCGACGTGGACTACTTCGATCCCTCGCTCGTTCCCTCCACGGGCACGCCGGAGCCTGGCGGCGGGACCTGGTATCCCACCATGCGGCTGCTGGAGAGGGTCTTCCAGGAGAAGCGCGTGGTGGCGGCCGACGTGGTCGAGCTGGCGCCCATACCGGGCATGTCGGCGCCCGATTTCCTCGTGGCCAAGCTGGTTTACCGGCTTATAGGGTACTACGGCAGATACGGGCGACGCGGCAGGAAGCGGTAG
- a CDS encoding arginine decarboxylase, pyruvoyl-dependent: MSLVPTKGFLTRGVGRHKEKLTSFEKALRDAGIEKYNLVRVSSIFPPQGKLVSRQEGLVLLHPGQVVFAVLAEMATNEPSRMVVASIGIAVPSDANHYGYISEHHSYGQKEQVAGDYAEDLAASMLATTLGVPFDPNQAWDERREAYLMSGDIVKTRNVTQSAECGPEGLWTTVVAACVYVAFNSDQSQS, translated from the coding sequence ATGAGTCTAGTTCCCACCAAGGGCTTCCTGACGCGCGGCGTGGGTCGTCACAAGGAAAAGCTCACCAGCTTCGAGAAGGCGCTGCGCGACGCGGGCATCGAGAAGTACAACCTGGTGCGGGTCAGCTCGATCTTCCCGCCGCAAGGCAAGCTGGTGTCCCGGCAGGAAGGGCTCGTCCTGCTTCACCCAGGGCAGGTGGTGTTCGCGGTGCTGGCCGAGATGGCGACGAACGAGCCGAGCCGGATGGTCGTGGCGTCCATCGGCATCGCCGTGCCTTCGGACGCTAACCACTACGGGTACATCTCGGAGCACCACTCCTACGGCCAGAAGGAGCAGGTGGCCGGAGACTACGCCGAGGACCTCGCCGCCTCGATGCTCGCGACGACGTTGGGCGTTCCCTTCGATCCGAACCAGGCGTGGGATGAGAGGCGCGAGGCCTACCTGATGTCGGGCGACATCGTGAAGACGCGCAACGTGACCCAGTCGGCCGAGTGCGGGCCCGAGGGTCTCTGGACGACCGTGGTGGCCGCGTGTGTGTACGTGGCATTCAACAGCGACCAATCCCAGTCGTGA
- a CDS encoding Fur family transcriptional regulator, with product MVTHPEQGESGAPLGPQLLEAFRCYLREHNLPVTAQRERVAGVILGAHGHFSVEDIERKLRERGTHVGKATVYRTLDLLARSGMITERDFGEGFRRYERVPGQPHHEHLICLRCGKVIEFANERLERMKALIAEEYGFRHHHHRLEIFGTCPECQQRDGVAPPTPPGQR from the coding sequence ATGGTGACGCACCCCGAGCAGGGTGAGAGCGGCGCGCCGCTCGGGCCCCAGCTCCTCGAGGCGTTCCGCTGCTACCTCCGGGAGCACAACCTGCCCGTTACCGCGCAACGCGAGCGGGTCGCCGGAGTGATCCTCGGGGCGCACGGGCACTTCTCCGTCGAGGACATCGAGCGCAAGCTGCGCGAGCGCGGCACGCACGTCGGAAAGGCGACCGTCTACCGGACGCTCGACCTGCTGGCCCGCAGCGGTATGATCACCGAGCGGGATTTCGGCGAGGGGTTCCGCCGCTACGAGCGGGTGCCGGGGCAGCCGCACCACGAGCACCTGATCTGCCTGCGCTGCGGCAAGGTCATCGAGTTCGCCAACGAGCGCCTGGAACGGATGAAGGCGCTCATCGCGGAAGAGTACGGCTTCCGCCATCACCATCACCGGCTGGAGATCTTCGGGACTTGCCCCGAGTGCCAGCAGCGCGACGGCGTCGCGCCACCCACCCCACCGGGCCAGAGGTAG
- the priA gene encoding primosomal protein N', with amino-acid sequence MSDAFVDVALPLALERCLTYAVPDDLGGRAVAGARVVVPVKGREMIGIVVATGRDAPRAAARAVIAAPDPEPLLDRTLLALAKHIGRYYVAPPGLVLRAMLPAPLFSVGRPMVYVEAGAIPAGGAGPVIARMLGGTRGERGEKGIGGDWGARPVPLAAIRRSAGSAGVRLVQRLASEGRARIVTQPPRTAPPERRERVLELAQRFEHLLDRERRFARAPKQREAYEALEREGGHASAAQLERAGVSAAALRALIGAGVMRAVSVRRERDPFAALPASAPPGAPTGQQREAIASLDALGPGGVGLLFGVTGSGKTLVYLEYLRRLVDAGKSVIVLVPEIALTPQTVARFRGVFGDQVAVLHSALSDGERYDAWRALREGTRRVAVGARSAVFAAVPRLGAIVVDEEHDASYKQGEAPRYHARDVAVVRARLSGAVVVLGSATPSLESWSATERGTCRLITLPERIGARPLPPVAIVDLRAAPRSREAGPVPWSDELDTAVAGALGRGEQAMILLNRRGFSVFVQCPACGEVWECPRCSITLTYHRSPPTLRCHHCDHREPPPSACRSCGAATQRFRGVGTQQVEEFVASRFGGARIARMDVDTTSGKLGHHRILAAVERGEVDVLVGTQMIAKGLDFPRVTVVGVVDADVALNLPDFRSAERTFQLLTQVAGRAGRGPRGGRVIVQTRQPAHPAVTFAARHDAVGFAEAELAERRDPAYPPHVQLANCVISGTRERAVADGALAVSEWLRALFRARPAARADLVGPAPCPIARVRGRWRWHFLLRTRDAARLTRLIGYLADRAPAPRGVRLVVDRDPVALL; translated from the coding sequence ACGCGGTCCCCGACGACCTCGGGGGGCGCGCGGTCGCCGGCGCCCGCGTCGTGGTGCCGGTGAAGGGGCGCGAGATGATCGGCATCGTCGTGGCCACGGGGCGGGATGCGCCGCGCGCCGCCGCACGGGCGGTGATCGCGGCCCCCGACCCTGAGCCGCTCCTCGACCGCACTCTCCTCGCGCTCGCCAAGCACATCGGCCGATACTATGTAGCGCCGCCGGGACTGGTGCTGCGCGCGATGCTGCCGGCGCCGCTGTTCTCGGTGGGGCGCCCGATGGTGTATGTCGAGGCGGGTGCGATCCCGGCCGGCGGGGCGGGGCCGGTGATTGCGAGGATGTTGGGGGGAACGAGGGGAGAAAGGGGAGAGAAGGGAATAGGGGGAGATTGGGGAGCCCGTCCGGTGCCTCTCGCTGCGATTCGCCGGAGCGCGGGGAGCGCGGGCGTGCGCCTGGTGCAGCGGCTGGCGTCGGAGGGCCGGGCGCGGATCGTCACCCAGCCGCCGCGCACCGCGCCGCCCGAGCGGCGGGAGCGGGTGCTAGAGTTGGCGCAGCGGTTCGAACATCTGCTCGACCGCGAGCGGCGCTTCGCTCGCGCGCCGAAGCAGCGGGAGGCGTACGAGGCGCTGGAGCGGGAGGGGGGGCACGCCTCCGCGGCGCAGCTCGAGCGGGCCGGCGTGTCGGCGGCGGCGCTCCGTGCGCTCATCGGCGCGGGGGTGATGCGCGCCGTGAGTGTGCGCCGGGAGCGCGACCCGTTCGCGGCGCTGCCGGCGAGCGCTCCGCCGGGCGCGCCGACCGGGCAGCAGCGCGAGGCGATCGCGAGCCTCGACGCGCTCGGGCCGGGCGGCGTGGGGCTGCTGTTCGGAGTGACGGGCAGCGGGAAGACACTGGTGTACCTGGAGTATCTCCGGCGGCTGGTGGACGCCGGCAAGAGCGTGATAGTGCTGGTGCCGGAGATCGCGCTCACACCCCAGACGGTGGCGCGCTTCCGCGGCGTATTCGGCGACCAGGTGGCGGTGCTCCACAGCGCGCTCTCGGACGGGGAGCGATACGACGCGTGGCGGGCGCTCCGCGAGGGCACGCGGCGGGTCGCGGTCGGGGCGCGGTCGGCGGTCTTCGCCGCCGTTCCGCGGCTCGGTGCCATCGTGGTGGACGAGGAGCACGACGCGTCCTACAAGCAGGGCGAGGCGCCGCGGTACCACGCCCGCGACGTCGCGGTCGTGCGCGCGAGGCTGTCCGGCGCAGTCGTGGTGCTGGGGAGCGCCACGCCGTCGCTCGAGAGCTGGTCGGCGACGGAGCGGGGCACCTGCCGCCTCATCACCCTCCCGGAGCGGATCGGCGCCCGGCCGCTGCCGCCGGTGGCGATCGTGGACCTCCGAGCCGCGCCGCGCTCGCGCGAGGCGGGACCGGTGCCGTGGAGCGACGAGCTGGACACGGCGGTGGCGGGCGCGCTCGGCCGCGGTGAGCAGGCCATGATCCTGCTCAACCGGCGCGGGTTCAGCGTCTTCGTCCAGTGCCCGGCGTGCGGCGAGGTGTGGGAATGCCCGCGGTGCAGCATCACGCTCACCTATCATCGGTCGCCCCCGACGCTGCGATGCCATCACTGCGACCACCGGGAGCCGCCTCCATCGGCGTGCCGGAGCTGCGGCGCGGCGACGCAGCGCTTCCGCGGCGTCGGGACGCAGCAGGTCGAGGAGTTCGTCGCCTCGCGCTTCGGGGGCGCGCGTATCGCCCGGATGGACGTTGACACGACGAGCGGGAAGCTGGGGCACCACCGTATCCTGGCCGCGGTGGAGCGGGGCGAGGTCGACGTGCTGGTGGGCACCCAGATGATCGCGAAGGGGCTCGACTTCCCGCGGGTGACCGTGGTGGGCGTGGTGGACGCGGACGTGGCGCTCAACCTGCCGGACTTCCGCTCCGCGGAACGTACCTTCCAGTTGCTGACGCAGGTCGCGGGCCGCGCCGGGAGGGGACCGCGCGGCGGTCGCGTTATCGTGCAGACCCGCCAGCCGGCGCATCCCGCGGTGACGTTCGCGGCCCGCCACGACGCGGTCGGCTTCGCGGAAGCGGAGCTGGCGGAGCGCCGCGATCCGGCGTACCCGCCGCACGTGCAGCTGGCGAACTGCGTGATCAGCGGGACGCGGGAGCGGGCGGTGGCGGACGGCGCGCTGGCGGTCTCCGAGTGGCTGCGCGCCCTGTTCCGGGCGCGGCCGGCGGCTCGGGCGGACCTGGTGGGCCCCGCGCCCTGTCCGATCGCGAGGGTGCGGGGGCGCTGGCGCTGGCACTTCCTGCTCCGGACGCGCGACGCGGCGCGATTGACTCGGCTGATCGGCTACCTGGCCGACCGCGCGCCGGCGCCGCGGGGCGTGCGACTCGTGGTGGACCGGGACCCCGTGGCTCTGCTGTGA